In Alosa sapidissima isolate fAloSap1 chromosome 11, fAloSap1.pri, whole genome shotgun sequence, a single window of DNA contains:
- the chst1 gene encoding carbohydrate sulfotransferase 1: MQCSWKAVVLLALASIAIQYTAIRTFTAKPFQMCPIPNPLNCGLGQEAEPFERVCDEYPYFTYNVSRKTHILILATTRSGSSFVGQLFNQHSDVFYLFEPLYHVQTTLIPRLAHSRNAADRRVMLGASRDLLRSLYHCDLYFLESYIKPVPSNHTTDKLFRRGASRALCSVPACDAFSPGETNIEEGDCVRKCASLNLTLAADGCREHRHVAIKTVRVPEVGDLRALVEDPRLNLKVIQLVRDPRGILSSRIETFRDTYRLWRIWRATGRKPYNLDLTQLTTICDDFLSSVSTGMSRPPWLKGRYMLVRYEDLALNPLQRTKEIYDFLGLTMDKNVVDWIQNNTRGSNELLAKHKYGTVRDSAANAESWRLKLSYDIVDYTQTVCQQILQELGYKTVRSLEELKNMSLSLIEDKTFVPFL; the protein is encoded by the coding sequence ATGCAATGTTCCTGGAAGGCTGTGGTTCTGCTTGCCCTGGCGTCTATAGCAATCCAGTACACAGCGATCCGGACCTTCACAGCCAAACCCTTTCAAATGTGCCCCATTCCAAACCCTCTGAACTGTGGCCTAGGGCAGGAGGCCGAGCCGTTCGAGCGCGTCTGTGACGAGTATCCCTATTTCACCTACAACGTCTCCAGGAAGACTCACATCCTCATCCTGGCAACCACTCGCAGTGGCTCCTCCTTCGTGGGGCAGCTGTTCAACCAGCACTCGGATGTCTTCTACCTTTTCGAGCCCCTCTACCATGTCCAGACCACGCTGATCCCACGGCTGGCCCACAGCCGGAACGCGGCGGACCGGCGTGTGATGCTGGGCGCCAGCCGTGACCTCCTACGGAGCCTGTATCACTGCGACCTCTACTTCCTGGAGAGCTACATCAAGCCGGTGCCCAGCAACCACACCACGGACAAGCTGTTTCGCCGGGGTGCCAGCCGGGCGTTGTGCTCAGTGCCCGCCTGCGACGCGTTCAGCCCCGGCGAGACCAACATCGAGGAGGGCGACTGCGTGCGCAAGTGCGCCTCGCTCAACCTGACGCTGGCCGCCGACGGTTGCCGGGAGCACCGGCACGTGGCCATCAAGACGGTGCGCGTGCCGGAGGTGGGAGACCTGCGCGCGCTGGTGGAGGACCCGCGGCTCAACCTGAAGGTCATCCAGCTAGTGCGGGACCCACGCGGCATCCTCTCCTCCCGGATCGAGACCTTCCGGGACACGTACCGCCTGTGGCGGATCTGGAGGGCCACGGGCCGGAAGCCCTACAACCTGGACCTGACGCAGCTGACCACCATCTGTGACGACTTCCTCAGCTCCGTGTCCACGGGCATGAGCCGCCCACCCTGGCTCAAGGGACGCTACATGCTGGTACGCTACGAGGACTTGGCTCTCAACCCGCTCCAGAGGACCAAGGAGATTTACGACTTCCTGGGGCTGACCATGGACAAGAATGTGGTGGATTGGATTCAGAACAACACCAGAGGAAGCAATGAGCTGTTAGCCAAGCATAAATACGGCACTGTGAGGGACTCGGCAGCCAACGCTGAGAGCTGGAGGCTGAAATTGTCGTATGACATTGTTGATTACACTCAAACTGTGTGTCAGCAGATTTTACAGGAGCTCGGCTACAAGACGGTCAGATCCCTCGAGGAGCTGAAAAatatgtctctctcactcatcgaGGACAAAACATTTGTACCTTTTTTGTAA